TGCCGGTGGATACTGCCACGGGAAACTTGGTCGTGGATATCGGTGGCGGCACCGCCGAAGCTGCCGTGGTCTCGATGAACGGCATCGTCGTCGCCAACTCCGTGCGCGTCGGCGGCCTCAAGCTCGACGCGGCGATCCAAAACTTCATCCGCCGCAAATACAACCTGGCCATCGGCGAGCCGACCGCCGAAGAGATCAAGATCAACATCGGCAGCGCCCTCCCGCTCGAAGAAGAGATGTACATGCAGGTGCAGGGGCGCGACCAAGTCACCGGTCTGCCGCGCACGATCGAGGTTTCGACTAACGAGATCGTCGAGGCACTGCAAGAGCCGCTGTCGCAAATCTCCGCTTGTGTGAAGTCGGTGTTGGAGCGCACGCCGCCCGAGCTGGCCTCCGACATCATTGATCGCGGCATGGCGCTGACGGGTGGCACGGCGCTGCTGCACAAGCTCGACGAATACCTCACCCGCGAGACCGGCATCCCGGCCTACGTCGCCGATGCGCCGATCGCTTGTGTCGCCCTGGGCACGGGTCGCGCACTCGAAAATATCGAGGTGCTGAAGCGCACCGAATTCATCTGAACGATTGCAGATTTTGACGTGTGGGTGGAGATTAGAGATTAGAGATTAGAGATTTGGGATTGGAGATCTCGATTTGCTGCTTATGAACGATTCATCGCAACTGCCAATCCTTAATCCTCAACCTCTAATCTCGAATCTCAAATCGTCAATCCCCAATCCCCAATCCCCAATCGTCCTGGCTTCGGCCTCGCCGCGCCGGCGAGAGTTGCTTACCTTGCTCGGGGTGACGTTCCACGTGTGTCCCGCCGACGTGGATGAGGCGGCGCTGCCGGACGAGACGCCGCTGGAGACCCAACACCGCATCACGCGCGAGAAAGCACGGATTGCGCAGCAGAGATTAGAGATCGGAGATTGCGCAGCTCAGGTCGAGCGGTTGCCTATATCGTACGCAATCCCCAATCCCCAATCTCCGATCTCCGATCCGATCATTATCGCCTGCGACACGACGGTGCTGCTGGATGGCGAGATGTTGAACAAGCCGGCCGATGCCGACGAGGCGCGCACCATGCTGCGTCGCCTGCGCGGGCGCACACACGAGGTACAGTCGGCGATCGTCGTGCGCCAGAGCACACGCGAGCGCACGGGCATCGTCTCGTCGCAAGTCACCATGCGTGACTACGGCGATGATGAAATTGAGGCCTACATAGCCACTGGCGATCCGTTCGACAAAGCGGGCGGCTACGCCGCACAGCATCCCTC
The window above is part of the Candidatus Roseilinea sp. genome. Proteins encoded here:
- a CDS encoding rod shape-determining protein, with amino-acid sequence MGILRAEIGIDLGTVNVVVYVRGKGIVIQEPSVVAILSREETVVEVGEEARQMYGRTPDEIEVARPLRDGVIADYQVTQRMLQHFVNKAKGFSLLPPRVVIGVPYGVTSVERRAVREAAIEAGAGEVYPIREPLAAAYGAGLPVDTATGNLVVDIGGGTAEAAVVSMNGIVVANSVRVGGLKLDAAIQNFIRRKYNLAIGEPTAEEIKINIGSALPLEEEMYMQVQGRDQVTGLPRTIEVSTNEIVEALQEPLSQISACVKSVLERTPPELASDIIDRGMALTGGTALLHKLDEYLTRETGIPAYVADAPIACVALGTGRALENIEVLKRTEFI